Proteins encoded within one genomic window of Bacillus spongiae:
- a CDS encoding protein kinase — MTYLKSLTGIYYLGIGCGIWSKDEVIEWCDRVIEAIDHPPIELIETSIMSKSKIDDIQGKLFELSKIEDEEHFVKMVLSIIFYKIQKEQLSIERAIRITSRLLVQTGLSWENKYRILYSIDDEYDLALGGIIQYQINEVEQEYIKELGVFKEYITEFTETYHKVLKQTWIK, encoded by the coding sequence TTGACCTACTTAAAGTCACTCACGGGAATTTATTATTTAGGAATTGGATGTGGCATATGGAGTAAAGATGAAGTCATTGAATGGTGTGATAGGGTGATTGAAGCAATTGATCATCCTCCAATAGAATTAATAGAAACTTCAATAATGTCGAAATCGAAGATTGATGATATACAGGGAAAGTTATTTGAATTAAGTAAGATAGAAGATGAAGAGCACTTTGTAAAAATGGTCTTATCAATTATATTTTATAAGATACAAAAAGAACAGTTGTCAATAGAGAGGGCGATCAGAATAACATCTAGACTCCTAGTTCAAACAGGATTATCGTGGGAGAATAAATATCGCATTTTATATTCTATTGATGATGAATACGACTTGGCTCTTGGTGGTATTATTCAGTATCAAATTAATGAAGTCGAGCAGGAGTATATCAAAGAACTAGGGGTTTTTAAAGAATACATTACAGAATTTACAGAAACCTATCATAAAGTATTAAAGCAAACATGGATTAAATAA
- a CDS encoding IS110 family transposase: MDPVIGLDVAKGESQVQAFLARKQPFGKTFKFKHDTNGLRDFFSFFKEVESHAELKPVIVFESTGHYHEPILQFLEEKRITYYLVNPVVSYETKKSSLRKVKSDPADAKHLCEMYYKEDLVAYQRKNIQTMNLRNLNRQHDSLTRNYVQLKLQFQTILDHVFPEYKGVFSNLYAPLSLKTLFLFLYPTSHEVLKIPTEELATEMHGIGGKRSYGWFYEKALKLKESAERNPFKKTLYQSHLVTLKMYIQMLLQQREFLNVLEKEIESLAMEFEEYEILTSIPGIGTKIAATLISEIGDVTQFSHPKKLVAYAGIDPRVYQSGKFTATINRITKRGSTKLRQTLYTAVQCGLTNNRNVKIRAYYDKKRSEGKPHKVAIIACANKLLHWIYAILKHKRKFTA; encoded by the coding sequence ATGGATCCAGTGATTGGCCTGGATGTCGCAAAAGGAGAAAGCCAAGTTCAAGCTTTCCTGGCAAGAAAGCAACCCTTCGGAAAGACCTTTAAATTTAAGCATGATACCAATGGATTACGTGATTTTTTTAGTTTTTTCAAAGAGGTGGAAAGCCACGCTGAATTAAAACCTGTCATTGTTTTTGAATCTACAGGTCACTACCATGAACCTATTTTACAGTTTCTCGAGGAAAAAAGGATTACGTACTATTTAGTGAATCCCGTTGTTTCTTACGAAACGAAAAAAAGTAGTCTTCGAAAAGTGAAATCAGACCCAGCTGATGCGAAACATTTATGTGAGATGTATTACAAAGAAGACTTAGTTGCCTATCAACGAAAGAACATTCAAACGATGAATCTGCGAAATCTGAATAGACAACACGATTCTTTAACACGGAACTATGTACAACTGAAACTTCAGTTTCAAACGATACTAGATCATGTATTCCCTGAATATAAAGGGGTTTTTAGTAATTTGTATGCGCCTTTATCCTTAAAAACGCTATTCCTATTCCTCTATCCTACTTCTCATGAAGTATTAAAAATACCAACGGAAGAATTAGCTACGGAAATGCATGGTATAGGAGGAAAAAGATCGTATGGGTGGTTTTATGAAAAGGCTTTGAAGTTAAAAGAGTCGGCAGAACGGAACCCATTTAAGAAGACACTGTATCAAAGCCATTTGGTTACGCTAAAAATGTATATTCAAATGCTTCTTCAACAACGTGAGTTTCTGAACGTACTAGAAAAGGAAATCGAATCGTTAGCGATGGAGTTTGAGGAATATGAGATTCTTACATCCATCCCAGGGATAGGGACTAAAATAGCAGCGACACTTATTTCAGAAATAGGCGATGTCACGCAGTTTAGTCACCCGAAAAAACTAGTAGCTTATGCCGGGATTGACCCAAGGGTTTACCAATCTGGTAAGTTTACAGCTACAATCAATCGAATTACCAAAAGAGGATCTACTAAGCTCCGTCAAACACTCTATACAGCTGTTCAGTGTGGATTAACCAATAATCGAAATGTAAAGATACGAGCGTATTATGACAAAAAAAGAAGTGAGGGCAAGCCTCACAAAGTAGCTATCATAGCTTGTGCCAACAAGCTATTGCATTGGATTTATGCCATATTAAAGCATAAACGAAAATTCACCGCATAA
- a CDS encoding VanZ family protein has translation MYDVVACGSLFLLLYIIVDFIINKSRDIVRRLIFYSFVVYLLNVVQLTTGGIVLPPQNDFLPTTQLIPFYFIGDLFSMYLTYGLDWFFWNSLKLTFFNLIMLMPLGIYLSLLYKVKRISTTFLIVFIVSLTIETIQFFFPYLGIIMGRGFNVDDLIINTLGGVIGFVLFGLIKKGSISIIPRLNTKQEKSY, from the coding sequence GTGTATGATGTTGTTGCATGCGGGTCTTTATTTTTATTATTGTATATTATTGTAGATTTTATTATTAATAAATCTAGGGATATAGTAAGGAGACTGATTTTTTATAGTTTTGTTGTCTATTTACTAAATGTAGTTCAACTTACTACTGGGGGTATCGTGCTCCCGCCTCAAAATGACTTTCTACCAACTACTCAATTAATCCCATTTTATTTTATTGGTGACCTGTTTAGTATGTATCTTACTTATGGTTTAGATTGGTTTTTTTGGAATTCTTTGAAGTTAACATTTTTCAACTTGATTATGCTCATGCCTCTAGGTATTTATTTGTCTTTATTGTATAAAGTGAAACGAATATCTACAACATTTTTAATTGTATTTATTGTAAGTCTTACTATTGAAACTATTCAATTCTTTTTTCCTTATTTAGGAATAATAATGGGTAGAGGGTTTAATGTAGACGATTTAATTATTAATACTCTAGGCGGTGTAATTGGATTTGTACTTTTTGGACTAATAAAGAAAGGGAGTATTTCGATTATACCAAGGCTTAATACCAAGCAGGAGAAAAGTTATTAA
- a CDS encoding GIY-YIG nuclease family protein, whose product MKDDRKYQKQHYKQTHTEMGVYQIKNQQNGKIFMGSSMDLRGIFNRHKFELKFNNHKNRALQNDWNKHGHEMFSFDVLEKIKPEEEIVTELTELRKYQQKLEKMKEKWFEILKPYEEKGYHKNSKL is encoded by the coding sequence ATGAAGGACGATAGAAAATATCAAAAACAACACTATAAGCAAACGCACACAGAAATGGGGGTATATCAAATAAAAAATCAACAGAATGGAAAAATCTTTATGGGAAGTAGTATGGATTTAAGGGGGATATTTAATCGACACAAATTTGAATTAAAGTTCAATAACCATAAAAATAGAGCTTTACAAAACGACTGGAACAAACATGGACATGAAATGTTTTCCTTTGATGTTCTTGAGAAAATTAAGCCAGAAGAAGAAATCGTAACGGAATTAACCGAGTTAAGAAAGTATCAACAAAAGCTGGAGAAGATGAAAGAGAAATGGTTTGAAATATTGAAGCCCTATGAAGAGAAGGGGTATCATAAAAATAGCAAGTTGTAA
- a CDS encoding T6SS immunity protein Tdi1 domain-containing protein codes for MLEIPCNFTEFHNEEIPIYHDACLASSFYNEWLSKQPMDLSPDECIGYKVLLFLGGEDTISNLEKGDMVVYWNLCSQIIRQTKDLSEGNVINFNLGN; via the coding sequence ATGTTAGAAATTCCATGTAACTTTACTGAGTTTCATAATGAAGAAATCCCTATATATCATGATGCATGTTTGGCTTCGTCTTTTTATAATGAATGGCTTTCTAAACAACCAATGGACCTTTCACCTGATGAGTGTATAGGTTATAAAGTATTATTGTTCCTTGGTGGGGAAGATACAATATCTAATTTAGAAAAAGGAGATATGGTTGTATATTGGAATCTATGTTCTCAAATAATTAGACAAACAAAGGATTTATCAGAGGGGAATGTTATAAACTTTAACCTTGGGAATTGA